A region of Methanobacteriaceae archaeon DNA encodes the following proteins:
- a CDS encoding C1 family peptidase, with protein MNTLLSAGAIAAKEMDYFEVDGCTFVNVTSTKNGGAIFIDKVKESYILNSSFTNCTSGFGGAILALSSSVDIENSTFVENGAVFDGGAVYVSWCNLTIFNSTFTKTVPLENNDCYGAVLYCDHSSAVVNNTKIIDNIGYDTGVLYFYDSEFAVVNSTFKDNINFDGKFDDIFSVFDLNDAVLINNTFSGEGSVSLKNTDYNTIVDLPGAKITLINNSIVVDTLPAKFDSRDWGWITPVKDQAQAGFCWSFGSAGAMEAAILKNLGIVFDISENNIQGICLQYSRYGLIGHTEGGKHDMALNYALSWLGVLSSEHDTYDELGKVTPVIWTEDNVHFHDVVIIPGRKNVTDNNPLKEAIMKYGAVAITYFAADEPFVNYTSGGQYYNGLYATNHGVTLVGWDDTYSASNFDVRPPGDGAWIIKNSWGTNAGVDGYFYISYYDTCFAMKNSYDYMISNTEQYNKNYQYDLQGNLGYLNIFNQYKNVYIAEDDDLIGAVGTYFNQSNVTYTIKVYVNDSLKYVQTGASVFGGFNTIKLDTYVPIKKGDKFAVEIKSNSAPFLVGSRQHYLNNWSYFYYGGEEAGWYSSMDAVPGTPLIFPIKVFTVVDDSKLVDNTDMTVDYASGKYFTVKVVTADGKKVGAGEKVTFLINGKKTVVTTDINGVAKVKITGAPNKYTILTYYKGKSVKNTITIKHVVSTSKVSVKKTAKSFTLKATVKINGKYQKGNVVFKFKGKTYKATTDSKGVAKVVIKKSVINKLKKGKTYTFSASFVKDTVKSTVKVR; from the coding sequence TTGAACACTCTTCTTAGTGCAGGTGCAATTGCAGCAAAAGAAATGGATTATTTTGAAGTTGATGGTTGTACTTTTGTTAATGTAACTTCTACTAAAAATGGTGGAGCAATATTTATAGATAAAGTTAAAGAATCATACATTTTAAATTCCAGTTTTACTAATTGTACTTCAGGATTTGGTGGTGCTATATTAGCATTAAGCAGTAGTGTTGATATTGAAAATTCCACATTTGTTGAAAATGGTGCTGTGTTTGATGGTGGAGCAGTTTATGTTTCATGGTGTAATTTAACTATTTTCAATTCCACATTTACTAAAACTGTCCCATTAGAAAATAATGACTGTTATGGTGCAGTGTTATACTGTGATCATTCATCTGCTGTTGTAAATAATACTAAAATTATTGATAATATTGGATATGACACAGGTGTTTTATATTTCTATGATTCAGAATTTGCTGTTGTGAATTCTACTTTTAAAGATAATATTAATTTTGATGGTAAATTTGATGATATCTTCTCAGTATTTGATTTAAATGATGCTGTATTAATCAATAATACTTTCAGTGGTGAAGGTTCTGTCAGTTTAAAAAACACTGATTATAATACTATTGTTGATTTACCAGGTGCTAAAATAACTTTAATTAATAATTCTATTGTTGTTGATACTTTGCCGGCTAAATTTGATTCTCGTGATTGGGGTTGGATTACTCCTGTTAAAGATCAAGCTCAGGCTGGTTTTTGCTGGTCATTTGGTTCAGCTGGTGCAATGGAAGCTGCAATCTTGAAGAATTTAGGAATAGTATTTGATATTTCTGAAAATAATATTCAGGGAATTTGTTTACAATACTCAAGATATGGATTGATTGGGCATACTGAAGGTGGAAAACATGATATGGCATTAAATTATGCTTTAAGCTGGCTTGGAGTTTTATCTTCAGAACATGATACCTATGATGAACTTGGTAAAGTTACTCCAGTTATTTGGACAGAAGATAATGTTCATTTCCATGATGTTGTAATAATTCCTGGACGTAAAAACGTAACTGACAATAATCCTTTAAAAGAAGCAATTATGAAGTATGGTGCTGTTGCTATTACTTACTTTGCTGCTGATGAACCTTTCGTAAACTATACTAGTGGTGGACAATATTATAATGGATTATACGCTACTAATCATGGTGTTACTTTAGTTGGTTGGGATGATACTTATTCAGCAAGTAATTTTGATGTAAGGCCACCTGGTGACGGTGCATGGATTATTAAAAACAGTTGGGGAACTAATGCGGGTGTTGATGGATATTTCTATATTTCATATTATGATACATGTTTTGCTATGAAGAATTCATATGATTATATGATTTCTAATACTGAGCAGTATAATAAGAATTACCAATATGATCTTCAAGGAAACTTAGGTTATTTAAATATCTTCAATCAATACAAGAATGTTTACATTGCTGAAGATGATGATTTGATTGGTGCTGTTGGAACTTATTTCAATCAGTCTAACGTGACTTATACTATCAAAGTCTATGTGAATGATTCATTAAAATATGTACAGACTGGTGCTTCAGTATTTGGTGGTTTTAACACTATCAAATTAGATACATATGTTCCAATCAAGAAAGGAGATAAATTTGCTGTTGAAATTAAATCAAATTCAGCACCATTTTTAGTTGGTTCAAGACAACATTATCTTAATAACTGGTCATACTTTTACTATGGTGGTGAGGAAGCTGGCTGGTATTCTTCAATGGATGCAGTGCCGGGTACTCCTTTAATCTTTCCTATAAAAGTATTTACTGTTGTAGATGATTCTAAATTAGTTGATAATACTGATATGACTGTTGATTATGCTTCTGGTAAATATTTCACAGTTAAAGTTGTTACTGCTGATGGTAAGAAGGTTGGTGCTGGTGAAAAGGTTACTTTCTTGATTAACGGAAAAAAGACTGTTGTTACTACTGATATTAATGGTGTTGCAAAAGTTAAAATTACTGGAGCTCCAAATAAGTACACAATTTTAACTTATTATAAAGGAAAATCAGTTAAAAATACTATTACTATAAAACACGTTGTTTCAACAAGTAAAGTGTCTGTTAAAAAGACTGCTAAGTCCTTTACCTTGAAAGCTACAGTTAAAATTAACGGTAAATATCAAAAAGGTAATGTTGTCTTTAAATTCAAAGGCAAAACCTACAAAGCAACAACTGACAGTAAAGGTGTTGCAAAAGTTGTAATTAAAAAGAGTGTAATTAATAAGCTTAAAAAAGGTAAAACTTATACCTTTAGCGCTTCATTTGTAAAAGACACTGTAAAATCAACTGTTAAAGTTAGATGA